Proteins from a single region of Perognathus longimembris pacificus isolate PPM17 chromosome 27, ASM2315922v1, whole genome shotgun sequence:
- the LOC125342815 gene encoding vomeronasal type-2 receptor 116-like: MEGGRVDGVSIETDEAEQGALAQDRQDGKELGISQVTEFQAWVSRNPAGDQVILDDRRKLEADYDIVNTWNIPQGLDLKVKIGQFSPFALHDHQLSLSEDLVEWAVETTEPVLSVCSESCGPGFRKSLQEGKAACCFDCTPCTENEMANGTDMEQCVKCPDHQYANTQRNQCLLRSASFLAYGEPLGMALACMALGLSTVTAAVLGVFVKHHNTPIVKANNQALSYTMLLSLIFCFLCSLLFIGRPNTVTCILQQTTFGVVFTVAVSAVLAKTLTVVLAFKVTTPGRSIRWLLVSGAPNFIIPLCTLIQVTLCGIWLGTSPPFIETDIHSEHSHIIILCNKGSFMAFYSVLGYLDSLALASFTVAFLARNLPDTFNEAKFLTFSMLVFCSVWLTFLPVYHSAKGKIMVAVEVFSILASSAGLLGCIFVPKCYIILIRPDINFVHGFRDRKCPGHIKPS; the protein is encoded by the exons aatcctgctggagacCAGGTGATTTTAGATGACAGAAGAAAATTGGAGGCCgattatgacattgtgaacacttGGAATATTCCACAAGGCCTTGATCTTAAGGTGAAAATAGgacagttttctccatttgctctacatgatcatcaactatctttatctgaagatttggTAGAGTGGGCCGTAGAAACTACAGAG CCTGTTctttctgtctgcagtgagagttgtggtcctggattcaggaaatccctgcaggagggaaaggctgcctgttgctttgattgtaccccttgcacagagaatgagatggctaatgggacag acatggagcagtgtgtgaagtgtccagatcaccagtatgccaacacacagagaaaccagtgcctcctaagatctgcaagcttcctggcttatggggagccattggggatggccttggcctgcatggctcttggtttatctacagTCACTgcagctgttcttggggtctttgtgaaacatcacaacacccccattgtcaaggcgaataaccaggctctcagctacaccatgctcctctccctcatcttctgtttcctctgttccttgctctttattggccgtcccaacacagtcacatgtattctacagcaaaccacatttggagttgtattcactgtcgctgtttctgctgttttggccaaaactctaactgtggttctggccttcaaagtCACTACTCCAGGGAGAAGTATcaggtggctgctggtgtcaggggctcctaacttcatcattcccctcTGCACCCTGAttcaggtgactctctgtgggatctggctgggaacctcccCACCTTTTATTGAAACAGACATACACTCTGAACATAgccacatcatcatcctgtgtaacaagggctccttCATGGCCTTCTACtctgtcttgggatacctggactccctggccctggccagcttcactgtggctttcctggccaggaacctgcctgacaccttcaatgaagccaagttcctgaccttcagcatgctggtgttctgcagtgtgtggctcaccttcctgcctgtctaccacagtgccaagggcaagatcatggtggctgtggaggtcttctccatcttggcctccagtgcagggcttctgggctgcatctttgtccccaagtgctacatcatcttgataaggccTGATATAAATTTTGTGCATGGCTTTAGGGACAGAAAATGCCCTGGGCACATTAAGCCCTCCTAA